The following proteins come from a genomic window of Trifolium pratense cultivar HEN17-A07 linkage group LG4, ARS_RC_1.1, whole genome shotgun sequence:
- the LOC123923116 gene encoding chromatin structure-remodeling complex protein SYD-like isoform X1 — MASPQNVELEAAKFLHKLIQDSKDEPAKLATKLYVILQHMKSSGKEHSMPYQVISRAMETVINQHGLDIEALKSSRLPLTGGPQIGSSSQVVGGAKDSRAGLAENEAPKMEPFASGRPPIAPTGGAPDYYQGTVAQRSNQSFDQGSPSSLDSRSANSQSQDRRDAANWDKQVNQKDGKKGVTKRKRGDSTSPVEMHVDSSSLVDPRNTGVTTRKGKMTKAEPSDGIPAKSGEMTNYNAVPNNSQMEVSSAHIAPGKLQGGSLLFTHVIRGAYARVHGGMAGPANVPVMNEPDNFMIGRQNSGSEMTMLRQGVPPRDTGKSPVPATSSATPFKENQLKQLRAQCLVFLAFRNGLPPKKLHLEVAFGTFFSREDGSNKDLNDPKGKSQSFNEPGNAPGVIMPFGNSSNLRQTDKTPPGASSAGKFLEAESLSKGTEGPRMLEDKGNLHSDIQTPSEDRKHLAAKRDVERRIQERVSGQSSSATPYLQKDSSSHLDDSDNGNLTSGRANQPSVVGLNNWTGFTSEASKGPPQISTIQHELPIERRENIPSQFQNVSNSLGSWNHNSVNHLTSYSLKEHWKPVPVIDSNPHGVTMMKEGNALGKNVSGDQGGNERSVSADLPSSKKFTMSERWIMDQQKKRRLVEQNYAQKQQKAREKMTTCFYKLKENVSSCEDISAKTKSVIELKKLQLFDLQRRLRSDFLNDFFKPITTEVEHLKLIKKSRHGRRNKQLERYELKMKEERQKRIRERQKEFFSEIEVHKEKLDDIFKTKRERGKGFNKYVKEFHKRKERIHREKIDRIQREKINLLKINDVEGYLRMVQDAKSDRVKQLLKATEKYLQKLGSKLQEAKAAAGRLGHDVDDAGCTSFLENSETTLVDEDESDQAKHYMESNEKYYKMAHSVKESIAEQPSILHGGKLREYQMNGLRWLVSLYNNHLNGILADEMGLGKTVQVISLICYLMETKNDRGPFLVVVPSSVLPGWESEINFWAPSIHKIVYAGPPEERRRLFKERIVHQKFNVLLTTYEYLMNKHDRPKLSKVHWHYIIIDEGHRIKNASCKLNADLKHYQSSHRLLLTGTPLQNNLEELWALLNFLLPNIFNSSEDFSQWFNKPFESTGDNSPDEALLSEEENLLIINRLHQVLRPFVLRRLKHKVENQLPSKIERLIRCEASSYQKLLMKRVEDNLGAIGTSKARSVHNSVMELRNICNHPYLSQLHTEEVDNYIPKHYLPPIIRLCGKLETLDRVLPKLKATDHRVLFFSTMTRLLDVMEEYLTSKQYRYLRLDGHTSGGDRGALIDLFNNPDSPYFIFLLSIRAGGVGVNLQAADTVILFDTDWNPQVDLQAQARAHRIGQKRDVLVLRFETVKTVEEQVRASAEHKLGVANQSITAGFFDNNTSAEDRREYLESLLRECKKEEDAPVLDDDALNDVLARSESELDVFEAVDRKRKECELATWKKLVLGHEADGSDDVIPPPLPPRLVTDEDLEQFNEAMKIYDVVPKGEVESNGVKRKRGALGGLDTQHYGRGKRAREVRSYEEQWTEEEFEKMCQAETQDSPKVKVEEMINTSSPVVSSTVTTPIATVPQPASTVPQPAATVPQPAATVPKPAPTVMQPASVPSVAPTLSSVESSPVQQVKEITTTPAKRGRGRPKRVASDKSPAAIIPPVTSGIVEVNKQLQKGNEPERLTSSAPDSVGRSIEVTGVGGPMQHSTTGVTANIPLATTVPLNSQSAATPMPTNTGPVQQSNIEVAANALPATPMPSQSASAAVSAPTQAKGQGQKTQSGRELPRRRGKKQVMSPPVPAGSVGPDVKVNEQIKDKLANPSSGQGIPQSETVPSIPAVHHPTTISGSVSSNRGNDNLGAGVVLNSQTPLPSSSVTTLAQTAPNYTPVQLQSKGQIGAGAPRRRGKKQAIMSPPVQVVLGLQHVDQTSNLLTSSGIVDDKATELKSLQENNIQESKCIIQDQASQSSRDLKSLEESDDLAKQAVTLPSCEDSKVNPPGQDLAKVKNADVHDSKSSEITPSKIEVHANSGNENLFVTPLATTDATKDQHSDGKIHQTVVATKISPLVVGTPTKSLVGSSATTESISGAVDPVTAQNVPSTLSTVNPSTPGSESVSAKRQGRNTQNRVEPPRRRGRKSAPVLSATPDAHVGQDPKLSHHAQISPVSSLVGIATSNVPKAQAVKILLPSGVANDSKRKERAADPAQNKQQKVVSTRIDSAPVSSDKIAAFGRLHNVNDVARVMKEVFSGTCLPKPKAGVEASGSQSVEDKKCSDIETSGAACHTGNVAAKVHEKQSELASDMQVHEKQSEVASDMQVHEKQSEVASDMQVHEKKSEVASDMHNLEGKSSLDTPTTGALSLTTALPVKGNKQESDVASDQSIILENTALPDITENTSNEKLEPCEPSTSFACDDNSMLVGQAEILSNQPKVTPPSPATDPYSRTLVVCNISESAETNSRSETESSLKASAELSLEEGIVGNTISASSDHDRNNTEPPRLSLDPASPSEPSSKALEPSMKQHSESSSEKEGPVSPKAVQVQKRPDALEPANLHETPLVKSFSESLSEEKRDVGDSISEAVVTDIVSVSETGSLGEETVSETTVLPPSTLVKEQNRGSVPLEESMEKAVANCSGVQEEAKVDKMETDGQMDSSTRGVSTISSSSDGLKDSKIEQGDKNIFEVGDDTLKISSPSVKKNEISSSGNDCSEGHSMSQRVSLCSDDLFGKPGVGRVDELSTVPGTVQTSLSQLKEGQDIGVSSDNKLVAMSDSQKDIEGSDAGQINCSDRLQSGHLVTVSQSSEDALLSMKGTQLEVEISDQIDATQVSEPEDDRERLTNMGALPSCSPVKEDNVDAIIQDEQRDPLILEGSCIDGTKDSVANPLPQEESQCSEAETVHQIKVSDCDMVDPGLTSESIELPLSVMDEDKVDVSIERDILCNPLAGAASEENQMDDNEESKPSEAEIGHQIEASADIPESCAAEIANASQVPNSSALVEKEEGLSPKGIDGSTTAIKAAVGDGVDISESCAVEIANVSQVPNSSASGEKEAGEKEEGLSKKGIDGSTTIMKAAVGDGVDISESCATEIANVSQVPNSSAPVEKEEGLSPKGIDGSTAAIKAVVGDGVDISESCAVEIANVSQVPNSSASGEKEAGEKEEGLSEKGIDGSTTIMKAAVGDGVDISESCAAEIANVSQVPNSSAPVEQEEGLSPKGIYGSTAAIKAAVGDGVEISESCAVEIANVFQVPNSSASGEKEAGEKEEGLSEKGIDVSTTIMKAAVGDGVDIPESCATEIANVSQVPNSSAPVEKEEGLSPKGIYGSTAAIKAAVGDGVDISESCAVEITNVSQVPNSSASGEKEAGEKEEGLSEKGIDGSTTIMKAAVGDGVDISESCAAEIANVSQIPNSSASGEKEEGLSEKGVDGSTAAVGDGVDISSVCSSAAVSEHVECLSEKDLIGNSEADVTKQNDEVAQEENAPKDRETQK; from the exons ATGGCATCTCCACAGAATGTCGAGTTGGAGGCTGCCAAGTTTCTGCATAAACTTATTCAAGATTCTAAAGATGAGCCAGCCAAATTGGCTACTAAACTTTATGTG ATACTACAACATATGAAATCGAGTGGGAAGGAACATTCGATGCCATATCAAGTGATATCAAG GGCGATGGAGACTGTGATCAACCAACATGGTCTTGATATTGAAGCATTGAAGTCATCACGTCTTCCTTTAACTGGTGGTCCTCAAATAG GATCTTCTTCACAAGTTGTGGGTGGTGCAAAGGATTCCAGAGCAGGCTTGGCTGAAAATGAGGCTCCCAAAATGGAACCCTTTGCTTCTGGTCGACCCCCAATTGCCCCAACTGGTGGAGCTCCTGATTATTATCAAGGAACTGTAGCTCAGCGGAGTAATCAATCTTTTGATCAAGGAAGTCCATCTAGTTTGGATTCTAGGTCTGCTAACTCACAGTCACAAGACAGACGTGATGCTGCCAACTGGGACAAACAGGTGAATCAAAAGGATGGTAAGAAAGGTGTCACAAAAAGAAAGAGGGGGGATTCAACATCACCTGTGGAAATGCATGTTGATAGTTCTTCTCTAGTGGATCCTCGCAACACTGGTGTCACTACAAGGAAGGGGAAAATGACCAAGGCCGAACCATCAGATGGTATTCCAGCTAAAAGTGGTGAAATGACCAACTATAATGCGGTTCCAAATAATAGTCAAATGGAGGTCTCCTCTGCACATATTGCTCCAGGGAAGCTGCAAGGTGGTTCCCTACTTTTTACACATGTGATTAGAG GTGCTTATGCTAGGGTTCATGGAGGGATGGCTGGTCCTGCTAATGTGCCTGTAATGAACGAACCAGATAATTTTATGATTGGTAGGCAAAATAGTGGCTCAGAAATGACTATGCTTAGACAAGGTGTTCCCCCTAGAGATACAGGAAAATCCCCAGTTCCTGCAACTTCATCTGCTACGCCTTTCAAAGAAAACCAGTTAAAACAGCTTCGGGCTCAGTGCCTTGTTTTTCTCGCATTTAG AAATGGTTTACCCCCAAAGAAACTACATCTGGAAGTTGCTTTTGGAACCTTCTTTTCTAGAGAAG ATGGTTCTAATAAAGATCTTAATGACCCCAAAGGAAAATCACAGTCTTTTAATGAACCTGGTAACGCACCAGGGGTCATAATGCCATTTGGAAATTCAAGTAATCTGAGACAGACTGATAAAACCCCTCCAGGGGCCTCCTCTGCTGGAAAGTTTCTAGAGGCTGAGTCTTTGTCGAAGGGAACCGAGGGCCCAAGAATGTTAGAAGACAAAGGTAACCTTCACTCTGACATCCAAACACCATCAGAAGACAGGAAACATCTAGCCGCAAAAAGAGATGTTGAAAGAAGAATCCAAGAAAGAGTGTCTGGACAATCTTCTTCAGCCACTCCATATCTGCAGAAAGATTCTTCTAGTCATTTGGATGATAGTGACAATGGTAACCTGACATCTGGAAGGGCTAACCAACCTTCTGTTGTAGGTCTGAATAACTGGACTGGATTTACTAGCGAGGCTTCAAAGGGACCTCCACAGATCTCAACTATTCAACATGAGTTGCCTatagaaagaagagaaaatatTCCTAGTCAGTTTCAGAATGTTAGTAACAGTCTTGGTTCCTGGAATCACAATTCTGTTAATCACTTGACTTCTTATTCTTTAAAAGAGCACTGGAAACCTGTTCCCGTGATTGATAGCAATCCCCATGGAGTAACCATGATGAAGGAGGGAAATGCACTTGGCAAAAATGTTTCTGGAG ATCAAGGAGGGAATGAGAGGTCAGTATCAGCTGATTTGCCGTCTTCTAAAAAATTTACAATGTCAGAGAGATGGATTATGGATCAGCAGAAAAAGAGGCGTCTAGTTGAGCAAAATTATGCTCAAAAACAGCAGAAAGCAAGGGAAAAAATGACTACATGTTTTTACAAGTTAAag GAAAATGTGAGCTCATGTGAAGATATTTCTGCTAAAACAAAAAGTGTCATAGAGTTGAAAAAACTTCAACTATTCGATCTCCAACGTCGACTTCGGAG TGATTTTctgaatgattttttcaaacCAATTACAACTGAGGTGGAACATttgaaattaattaagaaaagtaggcATGGTAGGAGAAACAAACAACTTGAAAGGTATGAGCTGAAAATGAAGGAAGAGCGACAGAAGCGGATTCGTGAAAGGCAGAAGGAGTTTTTCAGTGAGATAGAAGTTCACAA GGAAAAACTTGATGATATATTCAAAACCAAGAGAGAACGGGGGAAGGGTTTCAATAAATATGTGAAGGAGTTCCATAAAAGAAAAGAACGTATTCATCGTGAGAAAATTGATAGAATCCAGCGGGAGAAGATtaatttgctaaaaataaatgacGTGGAAGGTTATCTTCGAATGGTACAG GATGCAAAATCAGATCGTGTGAAGCAACTCCTTAAAGCGACTGAAAAGTACCTTCAAAAGCTTGGGTCCAAGCTACAGGAAGCAAAGGCTGCTGCAGGACGTTTAGGGCATGATGTTGATGATGCAGGATGTACCAGTTTTCTTGAGAATAGTGAAACTACTTTGGTAGACGAGGATGAAAGTGACCAGGCAAAG CATTATATGGAAAGTAATGAGAAGTATTATAAGATGGCCCACAG TGTAAAGGAGAGCATTGCAGAACAGCCATCTATTCTGCACGGCGGAAAATTAAGGGA ATATCAAATGAACGGTCTGAGGTGGTTGGTTTCGCTATATAACAATCATTTGAACGGAATCCTTGCAGATGAAATGGGTCTGGGCAAAACAGTCCAG GTGATTTCTCTAATTTGCTACCTGATGGAAACCAAAAATGATAGAGGACCATTCCTTGTTGTCGTACCCTCTTCAGTTCTACCCGGTTGGGAGTCAGAGATAAACTTTTGGGCTCCTAGTATTCATAAAATTGTCTATGCTGGACCGCCAGAGGAGAGACGTCGGTTATTCAA gGAAAGGATTGTTCACCAGAAATTTAATGTTCTTTTGACAACGTATGAATATCTGATGAACAAGCATGATAGACCAAAGCTGAGCAAAGTACATTGgcattatataataattgatGAAGGCCACCGCATAAAGAATGCTTCTTGCAAGTTGAATGCTGACTTGAAACACTACCAGAGCTCTCACAGATTGCTGTTAACTGGAACACCATTGCag AACAATCTTGAAGAACTATGGGCACTACTTAACTTCTTGTTGCCTAACATATTCAATTCATCGGAGGACTTCTCTCAATGGTTTAATAAACCATTTGAGAGTACTGGAGATAACTCACCCGATGAA GCTTTACTGTCTGAGGAAGAGAATCTCTTGATCATAAATCGTCTGCACCAAGTTTTGAGACCATTTGTACTTCGGAGGCTTAAACACAAG GTTGAAAATCAGCTGCCTTCGAAGATTGAGAGACTTATAAGATGTGAGGCTTCTTCATATCAAAAACTTTTAATGAAGAGAGTGGAAGATAATCTTGGAGCTATTGGCACTTCAAAG GCTCGGTCAGTTCACAACTCTGTCATGGAGCTTCGAAATATATGCAATCATCCATATCTCAGCCAGCTTCACACAGAGGAG GTAGATAACTATATACCTAAGCATTATCTGCCACCAATTATTAGACTTTGTGGGAAGCTTGAGACGTTGGATCGTGTATTACCTAAACTGAAGGCAACAGATCACCGg GTTCTTTTCTTTTCGACGATGACTAGGCTTCTGGATGTTATGGAAGAATACTTAACTTCAAAACAGTATCGATATCTCCGGTTGGATGGGCATACATCAGGAGGTGACCGTGGTGCTCTAATTGACCTATTTAACAACCCTGATTCCCCATATTTTATCTTCTTACTCAG caTTCGAGCCGGTGGTGTTGGAGTGAATCTTCAAGCTGCTGACACAGTGATTTTATTTGACACTGATTGGAATCCCCAG GTTGATCTGCAAGCCCAGGCAAGGGCTCATAGAATTGGTCAAAAGAGGGATGTTCTCGTTCTTCGTTTTGAAACA GTAAAAACTGTTGAAGAACAAGTCAGAGCTTCAGCTGAGCACAAACTTGGTGTTGCTAATCAGAGCATTACTGCTggattttttgacaataatacAAG TGCTGAAGATCGAAGAGAATACTTGGAATCCCTTCTGCGTGAGTGTAAGAAGGAAGAGGATGCACCTGTTTTGGATGACGATGCTCTAAATGATGTCTTAGCCCGCAG TGAAtcagagttagatgtgtttgaggCCGTTGACAGGAAAAGGAAGGAATGTGAGCTG GCTACATGGAAGAAATTGGTGCTTGGGCATGAAGCTGATGGCTCCGATGATGTTATTCCTCCTCCTCTTCCTCCTCGACTTGTCACTGATGAAGACCTGGAGCAGTTCAATGAAGCAATGAAGATATATGATGTCGTGCCTAAGGGTGAGGTGGAATCTAATGGAGTAAAACGAAAGAGAGGAGCTCTTGGGGGCCTTGATACTCAGCATTACGGCAGAGGAAAACGTGCAAGAGAG GTACGTTCCTATGAAGAGCAATGGACAGAGGAGGAGTTTGAGAAAATGTGTCAGGCTGAAACACAAGATTCTCCCAAAGTAAAAGTGGAAGAGATGATCAATACTTCCAGCCCTGTTGTATCTTCTACAGTGACAACACCTATTGCTACTGTCCCACAGCCTGCTTCTACTGTCCCACAGCCTGCTGCTACTGTCCCACAGCCTGCTGCTACTGTCCCAAAGCCTGCTCCTACTGTCATGCAACCTGCTTCTGTGCCTTCAGTGGCCCCGACATTGTCGTCTGTCGAAAGTTCGCCAGTGCAGCAAGTTAAAGAGATAACAACAACACCAGCAAAACGTGGCCGTGGAAGACCAAAAAGAGTTGCTTCAGATAAGTCACCAGCTGCCATAATCCCTCCAGTAACTTCTGGAATTGTTGAAGTAAATAAGCAGTTACAGAAGGGAAATGAGCCTGAACGTTTAACATCATCTGCTCCTGATTCTGTTGGTCGTTCTATTGAAGTTACAGGTGTGGGTGGACCTATGCAGCACTCTACTACAGGAGTGACTGCTAACATACCTCTTGCGACTACTGTTCCACTTAATTCTCAGTCAGCTGCAACTCCCATGCCTACTAATACAGGACCTGTGCAGCAGTCTAATATAGAAGTGGCTGCTAATGCACTGCCTGCTACTCCTATGCCTTCTCAGTCAGCTTCTGCTGCTGTTTCTGCACCTACTCAAGCAAAAGGACAAGGGCAGAAAACTCAGAGTGGGCGGGAATTGCCTAGACGTAGAGGGAAGAAGCAGGTAATGTCGCCTCCTGTACCAGCTGGTTCTGTTGGTCCCGATGTCAAGGTCAACGagcaaataaaagataaattagcGAATCCTTCTTCAGGTCAGGGTATTCCCCAGAGTGAAACTGTTCCTAGCATTCCTGCTGTACACCATCCAACTACAATTTCAGGTTCAGTTTCTTCAAACCGTGGAAACGATAATTTGGGTGCTGGGGTTGTTTTGAATTCTCAGACACCCCTTCCTTCGTCCTCTGTTACTACTCTGGCTCAAACTGCCCCCAATTATACACCCGTACAGTTGCAAAGTAAAGGGCAAATTGGAGCTGGAGCTCCTCGGCGTAGGGGAAAGAAACAAGCAATAATGTCACCTCCTGTTCAAGTTGTTTTAGGTCTTCAGCATGTGGATCAAACTTCTAATTTATTGACTTCATCGGGCATTGTGGACGATAAAGCCACTGAATTGAAAAGCTTGCAGGAGAACAATATTCAAGAATCAAAATGTATCATCCAGGATCAAGCATCACAGAGTAGTCGGGATTTAAAATCATTGGAAGAATCAGACGATTTAGCCAAGCAGGCAGTGACCCTGCCTTCGTGTGAAGATAGTAAAGTCAATCCTCCAG GACAAGATTTAGCGAAGGTTAAGAATGCTGATGTTCATGATTCAAAATCTTCTGAAATCACCCCTTCTAAAATTGAAGTTCATGCTAATTCAggaaatgaaaatttatttgtCACACCATTGGCCACTACTGATGCTACAAAAGATCAACATTCAGATGGTAAAATTCATCAAACAGTTGTAGCTACTAAAATCTCCCCGTTGGTTGTTGGCACTCCTACTAAATCCTTGGTGGGTAGTAGTGCAACTACAGAAAGCATTAGTGGAGCTGTAGATCCTGTGACTGCACAGAATGTTCCCAGTACATTAAGCACAGTTAATCCTTCGACACCAGGCTCTGAATCTGTGTCAGCCAAAAGGCAAGGTCGTAACACTCAAAACAGAGTGGAGCCACCACGGCGCCGAGGAAGGAAATCAGCTCCAGTTTTATCTGCCACTCCTGATGCTCATGTTGGCCAAGATCCTAAATTAAGTCATCATGCTCAGATTTCACCAGTGAGTTCGTTGGTGGGTATAGCCACTTCAAATGTTCCTAAAGCTCAGGCAGTTAAGATCCTTTTGCCCAGTGGAGTAGCTAATGATTCCAAGAGAAAAGAGAGAGCTGCCGATCCTGCCCAAAATAAGCAACAGAAAGTTGTATCAACAAGGATTGACAGTGCACCTGTATCCTCAGATAAGATTGCTGCTTTTGGCCGACTACATAATGTCAATGATGTTGCAAGGGTAATGAAGGAAGTTTTCTCAGGAACTTGCTTGCCAAAGCCTAAAGCTGGGGTGGAGGCCTCTGGTAGCCAGAGTGTGGAAGATAAAAAATGTTCTGATATAGAAACTTCTGGGGCAGCATGTCATACTGGTAATGTTGCTGCGAAAGTTCATGAAAAACAATCAGAATTGGCATCCGATATGCAGGTTCATGAAAAACAATCAGAAGTGGCATCCGATATGCAGGTTCATGAAAAACAATCAGAAGTGGCATCCGATATGCAGGTTCatgaaaaaaaatcagaagTGGCATCCGATATGCATAATTTGGAAGGAAAATCAAGTTTAGATACGCCAACTACTGGAGCACTGAGCCTGACAACAGCCTTGCCAGTGAAGGGGAACAAGCAAGAATCTGATGTTGCATCTGATCAAAGCATAATTCTTGAGAACACTGCCCTACCTGATATCACAGAGAACACTTCTAATGAAAAACTGGAGCCTTGTGAACCATCTACGTCTTTTGCTTGTGATGATAACTCGATGTTAGTGGGTCAGGCTGAAATTTTGAGCAATCAACCAAAGGTGACACCACCTAGTCCTGCAACAGATCCTTATTCAAGGACATTGGTAGTTTGTAATATTTCTGAAAGTGCTGAAACTAATTCTAGAAGTGAAACTGAGTCATCTTTAAAAGCATCTGCTGAACTCTCTCTTGAAGAGGGCATTGTTGGGAATACAATTTCTGCATCATCTGATCATGATAGAAATAATACCGAGCCTCCGCGTTTGAGCTTGGATCCTGCATCACCTTCTGAACCATCTTCAAAAGCACTAGAACCCTCCATGAAACAGCATTCAGAGTCATCTTCTGAAAAGGAAGGTCCTGTAAGCCCCAAAGCTGTTCAAGTTCAGAAGCGTCCAGATGCATTAGAACCTGCTAATCTGCACGAGACTCCGCTGGTTAAGAGCTTTTCAGAGTCCCTTTCCGAGGAAAAAAGGGATGTAGGTGATTCCATAAGTGAAGCTGTTGTGACCGATATAGTGAGTGTTTCTGAGACTGGCAGTCTTGGGGAAGAAACTGTGTCTGAAACTACAGTTCTACCCCCATCAACCTtggtaaaagaacaaaatagGGGTTCAGTCCCTCTGGAGGAGTCAATGGAGAAGGCTGTGGCTAACTGCTCTGGAGTCCAGGAGGAAGCAAAAGTTGATAAAATGGAAACTGACGGTCAAATGGATTCATCCACAAGGGGAGTATCAACTATTTCATCTTCATCGGATGGATTGAAAGATTCTAAAATTGAGCAGggtgataaaaatatatttgaggtTGGAGATGATACATTGAAGATCTCGTCTCCTTCAGTAAAGAAAAACGAGATCAGTTCATCAGGTAATGATTGTTCAGAAGGCCATTCAATGTCTCAGAGGGTATCATTGTGCTCTGATGACTTGTTTGGTAAACCAGGTGTTGGTCGGGTTGATGAATTATCAACTGTCCCAGGTACTGTTCAGACTTCATTGTCTCAATTGAAGGAGGGACAAGATATTGGGGTATCATCCGACAATAAATTGGTTGCCATGTCTGACTCCCAGAAAGACATAGAGGGATCCGATGCAGGTCAGATCAATTGTTCTGATAGGTTGCAATCTGGCCATCTAGTGACTGTCAGCCAGTCTAGTGAGGATGCGTTGTTGTCGATGAAAGGCACACAATTAGAAGTTGAAATTAGTGATCAAATAGATGCTACTCAGGTTTCTGAACCCGAGGATGATCGAGAAAGGCTTACTAACATGGGTGCACTGCCTTCTTGCTCGCCGGTGAAGGAAGATAACGTCGATGCGATAATTCAGGATGAACAAAGAGATCCTTTGATTCTAGAGGGAAGTTGTATAGATGGCACCAAG GATTCCGTTGCAAATCCTTTACCACAAGAGGAATCACAATGTTCTGAAGCTGAGACGGTTCATCAAATAAAGGTATCTGATTGTGACATGGTTGATCCAGGGTTGACATCCGAAAGCATTGAATTACCTTTGTCTGTGATGGATGAAgataaagttgatgtatctattGAAAGGGATATCCTCTGCAACCCACTTGCTGGTGCAGCATCAGAAGAGAATCAAATGGATGATAATGAG GAATCAAAGCCTTCAGAAGCTGAGATTGGTCATCAAATTGAGGCATCCGCAGATATTCCCGAAAGCTGTGCTGCTGAGATTGCAAATGCATCTCAAGTTCCAAATTCCTCAGCGTTGGTGGAAAAGGAGGAAGGCTTATCTCCGAAAGGTATAGATGGAAGCACAACTGCCATCAAAGCTGCTGTAGGAGATGGAGTGGATATTTCCGAAAGCTGTGCTGTTGAGATTGCAAATGTTTCTCAAGTTCCAAATTCCTCAGCATCAGGGGAAAAGGAGGCAGGGGAAAAGGAGGAAGGCTTATCCAAGAAAGGTATAGATGGAAGCACAACTATAATGAAGGCTGCTGTAGGAGACGGAGTGGATATTTCCGAAAGCTGTGCTACTGAGATTGCAAATGTATCTCAAGTTCCAAATTCCTCAGCGCCGGTGGAAAAGGAGGAAGGCTTATCTCCGAAAGGTATAGATGGAAGCACAGCTGCCATCAAAGCTGTTGTAGGAGACGGAGTGGATATTTCTGAAAGCTGTGCTGTTGAGATTGCAAATGTTTCTCAAGTTCCAAATTCCTCAGCATCAGGGGAAAAGGAGGCAGGGGAAAAGGAGGAAGGCTTATCCGAGAAAGGTATAGATGGAAGCACAACTATAATGAAGGCTGCTGTAGGAGACGGAGTGGATATTTCCGAAAGCTGTGCTGCTGAGATTGCAAATGTATCTCAAGTTCCAAATTCCTCAGCGCCGGTGGAACAGGAGGAAGGCTTATCTCCGAAAGGTATATATGGAAGCACAGCTGCTATCAAAGCTGCTGTAGGGGATGGAGTGGAAATTTCCGAAAGCTGTGCTGTTGAGATTGCAAATGTTTTTCAAGTTCCAAATTCCTCAGCATCAGGGGAAAAGGAGGCAGGGGAAAAGGAGGAAGGCTTATCCGAGAAAGGTATAGATGTAAGCACAACTATAATGAAGGCTGCTGTAGGAGACGGAGTGGATATTCCCGAAAGCTGTGCTACTGAGATTGCAAATGTATCTCAAGTTCCAAATTCCTCAGCGCCTGTGGAAAAGGAGGAAGGCTTATCTCCGAAAGGTATATATGGAAGCACAGCTGCTATCAAAGCTGCTGTAGGGGATGGAGTGGATATTTCCGAAAGCTGTGCTGTTGAGATTACAAATGTTTCTCAAGTTCCAAATTCCTCAGCATCAGGGGAAAAGGAGGCAGGGGAAAAGGAGGAAGGCTTATCCGAGAAAGGTATAGATGGAAGCACAACTATAATGAAGGCTGCTGTAGGAGACGGAGTGGATATTTCCGAAAGCTGTGCTGCTGAGATTGCAAATGTATCTCAAATTCCAAATTCCTCAGCATCGGGGGAAAAGGAAGAAGGCTTATCTGAGAAAGGTGTAGATGGAAGCACAGCTGCTGTAGGAGATGGAGTGGATATTTCATCTGTATGCTCTTCAGCAGCAGTGAGTGAGCATGTTGAGTGCTTGTCTGAGAAAGATTTAATTGGCAACTCTGAAGCTGATGTAACTAAACAGAATGATGAAGTCGCGCAAGAAGAAAATGCACCCAAAGACCGAGAAACACAGAAGTAA